From a region of the Sphingopyxis sp. YR583 genome:
- the aroC gene encoding chorismate synthase, with protein sequence MSFNSFGRVLRFTTWGESHGPALGAVVDGCPPRLSLSEGDIQPFLDKRRPGQSRHTTQRQEPDQVRILSGTFEGKTTGTPISLMIENVDQRSKDYGEIAQAYRPGHADYAYDAKYGIRDYRGGGRSSARETAARVAAGGVARLVIPEVQIHAWVAEIGGDAIDPANFDLEEIDRNPFFCPDPAAAQRWEGLMDAARKSGSSLGAVIECAASGVPAGWGAPIYAKLDSDLAAAMMGINAVKGVEIGAGFQAARLRGEENADPMRPATDGSNRPDFLSNNAGGIAGGISTGQPVVVRVAFKPTSSILTPVPTVNKAGEATDIVTKGRHDPCVGIRGAPVVEAMIALVLADHKLLHRAQNG encoded by the coding sequence ATGAGTTTCAACAGCTTCGGACGCGTTCTTCGCTTCACCACCTGGGGCGAAAGCCATGGCCCCGCGCTCGGTGCCGTCGTCGACGGCTGTCCGCCGCGGCTGTCGCTGTCCGAAGGCGATATCCAGCCTTTTCTCGACAAGCGTCGCCCCGGCCAGTCGCGCCACACGACGCAGCGGCAGGAACCCGACCAGGTCCGCATCCTGTCGGGAACCTTCGAGGGCAAGACGACGGGCACGCCGATCAGCCTGATGATCGAGAATGTCGATCAGCGTTCGAAGGATTATGGCGAGATCGCGCAGGCCTATCGTCCGGGTCATGCCGATTATGCCTATGACGCCAAATATGGCATTCGCGATTATCGCGGCGGAGGCCGGTCGAGCGCGCGCGAAACCGCAGCGCGCGTCGCTGCGGGCGGCGTTGCACGGCTTGTGATTCCCGAGGTGCAGATCCACGCTTGGGTCGCTGAAATCGGCGGCGATGCGATCGATCCCGCGAACTTCGACCTTGAGGAAATCGACCGCAATCCGTTTTTCTGCCCTGATCCCGCCGCGGCGCAGCGCTGGGAAGGGCTGATGGACGCCGCACGCAAGTCGGGAAGTTCGCTCGGCGCGGTCATTGAATGCGCGGCGAGCGGCGTCCCCGCCGGCTGGGGTGCGCCGATCTATGCCAAGCTCGACAGCGATCTTGCCGCCGCAATGATGGGCATCAACGCGGTGAAGGGCGTCGAGATCGGCGCGGGCTTTCAGGCAGCGCGTCTGCGCGGTGAGGAAAATGCCGATCCGATGCGTCCCGCCACCGACGGCAGCAACCGCCCCGATTTCCTGTCGAACAACGCCGGCGGCATTGCTGGCGGCATTTCGACCGGCCAGCCCGTCGTCGTGCGCGTCGCGTTCAAGCCGACCAGCTCGATCCTGACCCCCGTGCCCACCGTGAACAAGGCGGGCGAGGCGACCGACATCGTGACCAAGGGCCGCCACGATCCGTGCGTCGGCATTCGCGGCGCGCCGGTGGTCGAGGCAATGATAGCACTGGTTCTCGCTGACCATAAATTGCTGCACCGGGCACAAAACGGCTGA
- a CDS encoding GNAT family N-acetyltransferase: protein MSDSIGIRAATAADAEAIDSVIRAAFAGTDFGHQGEAELVRMIDTDGDTLVSLVAERGGAIIGHVLFSRMDFEADGAALSGSGLAPVSVAPEWQGQGVGDALIRAGLAALRKQGVAISFVLGHEGYYPRFGYSPDLAARFVSPFAGPHFMAMMLDSDAAWPLGGRADYAPAFGRMG, encoded by the coding sequence TTGTCTGACTCAATCGGCATCCGCGCCGCAACGGCGGCGGATGCCGAGGCTATCGACAGCGTCATTCGCGCCGCTTTCGCCGGAACCGATTTCGGTCATCAGGGCGAAGCCGAACTCGTGCGCATGATCGACACGGACGGCGACACGCTGGTGTCGCTCGTCGCCGAACGGGGCGGCGCGATCATCGGGCATGTGCTGTTCAGCCGCATGGATTTTGAAGCCGACGGCGCGGCGCTTTCGGGTTCCGGCCTCGCTCCGGTATCGGTCGCACCCGAATGGCAGGGGCAGGGCGTCGGCGACGCGCTGATACGTGCGGGGCTCGCCGCGCTGCGCAAACAAGGTGTCGCGATCAGCTTCGTGCTCGGCCACGAAGGCTATTACCCGCGTTTCGGCTATTCGCCCGATCTTGCGGCGCGCTTCGTATCGCCCTTCGCGGGGCCGCATTTCATGGCGATGATGCTGGACTCGGACGCGGCTTGGCCGCTAGGCGGGCGGGCGGATTACGCACCCGCATTCGGCCGGATGGGATAG
- the pdxH gene encoding pyridoxamine 5'-phosphate oxidase: MTTDPFALFDSWFAEARASEPNDSNAMALATTTPDGRPSLRMVLLKGHGPDGFVFYTNLDSRKGGELAVNPNVALLFHWKSLRRQIRIEGAVAPVDDATADAYFATRSRDSQLGAWASNQSRPLDERATFEARFAEMEARFDGQDVPRPPRWSGWRVNPSRIEFWQDRAHRLHERTLFERAGGGWTKGLLYP, encoded by the coding sequence ATGACAACCGATCCCTTTGCCCTGTTCGATAGCTGGTTTGCCGAAGCGCGCGCCAGCGAGCCCAACGACTCCAACGCGATGGCGCTTGCAACGACGACGCCGGATGGTCGCCCGTCGCTTCGCATGGTGCTGCTGAAGGGGCATGGGCCCGACGGCTTCGTCTTCTATACCAATCTCGACAGCCGCAAGGGCGGCGAACTGGCAGTCAACCCGAACGTCGCGCTCCTCTTTCACTGGAAGTCGCTCCGTCGCCAGATCCGTATCGAAGGCGCGGTGGCGCCCGTCGACGATGCGACCGCCGATGCCTATTTCGCGACGCGCAGCCGCGACAGCCAACTTGGCGCATGGGCGAGCAACCAGTCGCGACCGCTCGACGAACGCGCCACCTTCGAAGCGCGTTTTGCCGAAATGGAAGCGCGGTTCGACGGGCAGGACGTACCACGCCCGCCGCGCTGGTCGGGCTGGCGCGTTAATCCTTCGCGAATCGAATTCTGGCAGGATCGCGCCCACCGCCTGCACGAACGCACTTTGTTCGAACGCGCAGGCGGTGGCTGGACGAAAGGATTGCTATATCCATGA
- the fabI gene encoding enoyl-ACP reductase FabI, whose amino-acid sequence MTGLMTGKRGLIMGLANDKSLAWGIAKALHAHGAELAISYQGDVMLKRVKPLADELGCDFLIDCDVSDMDNLDAAFATLSSRWPTIDFVVHAIGYTNKEALRGAYADVTLDDFLMTMNISVYSFTAVAKRAAAMMTPFDPETGKGGGSMLTLSYYGAEKVIPHYNVMGVAKSALETSVKYLANDYGPQGVRVNAISAGPIKTLAASGIGDFRLILKWNEHNAPLRRNVTIDDVGGSALYLLSDLSSGVTGETHHVDAGYHTVGMKQEDAPDISLV is encoded by the coding sequence ATGACGGGTCTGATGACTGGCAAGCGCGGGCTGATTATGGGCCTCGCGAACGACAAGTCGCTTGCGTGGGGTATTGCCAAGGCGCTGCACGCGCACGGCGCCGAGCTGGCGATTTCCTATCAGGGCGACGTAATGCTGAAGCGCGTCAAGCCGCTCGCCGACGAACTTGGCTGCGATTTCCTGATCGATTGCGACGTGTCGGACATGGATAATCTGGATGCTGCGTTTGCCACGCTTTCGTCGCGCTGGCCGACCATCGACTTCGTTGTTCATGCGATCGGCTACACCAATAAGGAAGCGCTGCGAGGGGCTTATGCCGACGTGACCCTCGACGACTTCCTGATGACGATGAACATCAGCGTGTACAGCTTTACAGCGGTCGCCAAGCGCGCCGCGGCGATGATGACGCCGTTCGACCCCGAAACGGGCAAAGGTGGCGGCTCGATGCTGACCCTCAGCTATTATGGCGCCGAAAAGGTCATCCCACATTATAACGTCATGGGCGTGGCGAAGTCTGCCCTCGAAACCAGCGTCAAATATCTCGCGAACGATTATGGCCCGCAGGGCGTTCGCGTGAATGCGATCTCTGCCGGCCCGATCAAGACACTCGCGGCATCGGGCATCGGCGACTTCCGCCTGATCCTGAAATGGAACGAGCATAATGCCCCGCTGCGCCGCAACGTCACGATCGACGATGTCGGCGGTTCGGCGCTCTATCTGCTCAGCGACCTGTCGAGCGGAGTGACGGGCGAAACGCACCATGTCGATGCGGGCTACCACACCGTAGGTATGAAGCAGGAAGACGCGCCGGACATCTCGCTTGTCTGA
- a CDS encoding PhzF family phenazine biosynthesis protein: protein MSAARRLPITQVDAFADRPFTGNPAAVMPLEEWLDDATLQAIAAENNLAETAFLVPDESNEADYELRWFTPTVEVALCGHATLASGHVLLSAAQWRNDMHFRTRKAGRLTVARDGDDGGYRMKLPAYRPEAKPMPDIVRAMGGDVVETLWHEGGYALIVYHSAEEVRALAPDLAALSKGDILYIATAPGGGDVSDADVVSRAFAPGAGIPEDPVTGSAHSVLTPYWTTRLGRDHFAAYQASARGGHVGCRLDGDMVELTGTCVTTVVGDFLL, encoded by the coding sequence ATGAGCGCTGCACGCCGCCTTCCGATCACGCAGGTCGATGCCTTTGCCGACCGGCCGTTCACCGGCAACCCCGCAGCCGTAATGCCGCTTGAGGAATGGCTCGACGACGCGACGCTGCAGGCCATAGCCGCCGAGAATAATCTCGCCGAAACCGCTTTCCTTGTCCCCGACGAGAGCAACGAAGCCGATTACGAACTGCGCTGGTTCACCCCGACGGTCGAGGTGGCGCTGTGCGGACACGCAACGCTGGCGAGCGGGCATGTCCTGCTGTCGGCGGCGCAATGGCGCAACGACATGCACTTCCGCACCCGCAAGGCGGGGCGCCTGACCGTCGCGCGCGACGGCGATGACGGCGGTTATCGGATGAAGCTGCCCGCCTATCGGCCGGAGGCAAAGCCGATGCCCGATATCGTGCGCGCGATGGGCGGCGATGTGGTCGAGACGCTATGGCATGAGGGCGGCTATGCGCTGATCGTCTATCATAGCGCCGAGGAGGTTCGCGCGCTGGCCCCCGATCTTGCGGCGCTGAGCAAGGGAGACATCCTCTATATCGCGACCGCGCCGGGCGGCGGCGACGTGTCGGACGCCGACGTCGTCAGCCGCGCCTTCGCCCCGGGCGCTGGCATTCCGGAAGACCCCGTAACGGGGTCGGCGCACAGCGTCCTGACCCCCTATTGGACGACACGCCTCGGCCGCGACCATTTCGCAGCGTATCAGGCAAGTGCGCGCGGGGGCCATGTCGGATGCCGTCTAGACGGCGATATGGTCGAGCTGACGGGCACCTGTGTCACGACCGTGGTGGGCGACTTTTTGCTATAG
- a CDS encoding YihY/virulence factor BrkB family protein: MADADEKKIVAALEREVADEVGKEFLAEGHSPHSPEARAERAKRVKLRARAEGVIARGRDQLGPGTRAWRIARRVVVGTYTDGFIHAGNLAYLALIALFPFFILLAAALSIFGGSVGGEAAIEAVFSTMPPTVAKALSGPIREVMTARTGIFLWLGALVALWTVGSLIETVRDILRRAYGTHFSKGFFHYRLLSIGIITGAVVLMLLSFSMQVLIVGVEQFVTRVLPERYQSFGIVLISRGVSGFGLFLAIYMLFYSLTPSKYRRKQFPKWPGALFTTLWWIGVTLALPPLLASLLSYDATYGSLAGVMVALFFFYLVGLGMVMGAELNAALVEVEDLGHDAIGRVDDVKFEAKRAGEEK; encoded by the coding sequence GTGGCTGACGCCGACGAAAAAAAGATCGTAGCCGCGCTCGAGCGCGAAGTCGCCGACGAGGTCGGCAAGGAATTTCTTGCCGAGGGCCATTCGCCGCATTCACCCGAAGCGCGCGCCGAACGTGCCAAGCGCGTCAAGCTGCGCGCACGCGCCGAAGGCGTCATCGCCCGTGGACGCGACCAATTGGGGCCGGGTACACGGGCCTGGCGCATCGCGCGGCGCGTGGTCGTCGGCACTTATACCGATGGCTTCATCCACGCTGGCAATCTCGCCTATCTGGCGCTGATCGCGCTCTTTCCCTTCTTCATCCTGCTCGCCGCCGCGTTGTCGATCTTCGGCGGCAGCGTCGGAGGTGAAGCCGCGATCGAGGCGGTGTTCTCGACGATGCCACCGACCGTTGCCAAGGCGCTGTCGGGCCCGATCCGCGAAGTGATGACCGCGCGCACGGGTATCTTCCTCTGGCTCGGCGCGCTCGTCGCCCTGTGGACCGTCGGCAGCCTGATCGAAACCGTGCGCGACATTCTCCGCCGTGCCTATGGTACGCATTTTTCGAAGGGCTTTTTCCACTATCGCCTGCTGTCGATCGGGATCATCACCGGCGCGGTCGTGCTGATGCTGCTGTCGTTCAGCATGCAGGTGCTGATCGTCGGCGTCGAACAGTTCGTCACACGCGTGCTGCCCGAGCGATATCAATCTTTCGGCATCGTCCTGATCTCGCGCGGCGTATCGGGCTTTGGCTTGTTCCTTGCGATTTACATGCTCTTTTACAGCCTGACGCCGTCGAAATACCGGCGCAAGCAATTCCCCAAATGGCCCGGCGCACTGTTCACGACGCTCTGGTGGATCGGGGTCACGCTGGCGCTCCCGCCGTTGCTCGCCAGCCTGCTCAGCTATGACGCAACTTACGGCAGTCTTGCGGGTGTCATGGTCGCGCTCTTCTTTTTCTACCTCGTCGGATTGGGTATGGTGATGGGCGCTGAGCTCAATGCTGCTTTGGTAGAGGTTGAGGATTTGGGCCACGACGCTATTGGGCGCGTCGATGATGTAAAGTTTGAAGCCAAAAGGGCTGGAGAAGAAAAATGA
- a CDS encoding DnaJ C-terminal domain-containing protein produces the protein MADPYSTLGVAKTASEAEIKSAYRKLAKELHPDKNKDNPKASEKFSDVTKAYDLLSDKTKRAQYDRGEIDGEGNPAMPFGYGGGGGFRGDQRTGPGGFSGFGNESSDFGDIFEGLFGGRGGGGPFGGFGGRSAPPQKGANVAYRLSVSFVDAATQAPQRIALSDGATIDLKLPAGVETGTQMRLAGKGQAGPGGTGDGIVTITVKDHSFYVREGANIRLDLPVTLNEAVKGAKIKVPTVDGPVMLSIPAGSSSGKVMRLKGKGFSQKSGGRGDQLVRLMVDLPADDEALVKLLSEWNDPRDVRAELGV, from the coding sequence ATGGCCGATCCCTATTCCACCCTGGGCGTTGCGAAGACCGCAAGCGAAGCGGAAATCAAGTCTGCGTACCGCAAGCTCGCCAAGGAGCTGCACCCCGACAAGAACAAGGACAATCCGAAGGCGTCGGAGAAATTCTCCGACGTGACCAAGGCCTATGACCTTCTGTCGGACAAGACGAAGCGCGCGCAATATGACCGCGGCGAAATCGATGGCGAGGGCAATCCCGCCATGCCGTTCGGCTATGGCGGTGGCGGCGGTTTCCGCGGCGATCAGCGCACGGGGCCCGGCGGATTCAGCGGGTTTGGAAACGAGAGTTCCGATTTCGGCGATATTTTCGAAGGTTTGTTCGGCGGCCGCGGCGGTGGCGGGCCCTTCGGCGGCTTCGGTGGACGCAGCGCGCCGCCGCAAAAGGGGGCCAATGTCGCCTATCGCCTATCGGTCAGCTTCGTCGACGCAGCGACACAGGCGCCGCAGCGCATCGCGCTGTCCGACGGTGCGACGATCGACCTGAAACTGCCCGCCGGAGTCGAAACCGGCACCCAGATGCGCCTCGCCGGCAAGGGGCAGGCGGGGCCAGGCGGCACCGGCGACGGAATCGTCACCATCACGGTCAAGGACCATTCCTTCTATGTGCGTGAGGGCGCGAACATCCGGCTCGACCTGCCCGTTACGCTGAACGAGGCGGTCAAGGGCGCGAAGATCAAGGTGCCGACCGTCGACGGCCCCGTCATGCTGTCGATTCCCGCGGGCTCCTCGTCGGGCAAGGTGATGCGGCTCAAGGGCAAGGGCTTTAGCCAAAAGAGCGGAGGCCGCGGCGATCAGCTCGTCCGCCTGATGGTCGACCTGCCCGCCGACGACGAGGCGCTGGTCAAGCTGCTCAGCGAATGGAATGATCCGCGCGACGTCCGAGCGGAACTGGGCGTATGA
- a CDS encoding SLC13 family permease codes for MEFVAAFIAEQKAVIGLFVLAGMFAAFVWERFSPSVVAVAGAGTMLALGLLDEKGAYGVFSNSAPLTVGAMFILSGALIRTGVIDKVGNYVVDRAKRNPRLAVIEVFGGGLLVSGFINSTPFVVVMMPVCFRLAEALGVSPKKLLMPLSVIAVLGGCLTLIGTSTNLVVSGIAEQAGLEPFGLFSITPYGLAVAAAGVVGLLIMARFLPSDYPRIAEKSDGAEQLYLTELGLREDDPAVDMALEAASLGISPGQIVGVLAGGRLITGGDAQNHRLAAGNRIVARLDGAALMTIRSEGRFAIGIGESPDADSTVVEVTVSPSHRSIDRPLAEIPFLQRQRVRILGVTRFRHLPGPTLSENRIRAADRLLIDADEANIAQLRDNPNLIGLAMASVTAFRRRRAWIAILVMASAVLLSATGVMSIGIAAFIGVGIVLLTRCIDASEAWGSIDGDVLILIFAMLAVGAALEQAGSVALMVGALEPVLTGAPPWAVIAIVYFSALLLSELLSNNAVAALMGPLVIGIAEATGVAPQPLLIALMLGASACFATPVGYQTNTLVYAAGDYRFMDFVRIGVPLNILTGVAGCAALAFWSP; via the coding sequence GTGGAGTTCGTCGCCGCATTCATCGCGGAGCAAAAGGCGGTTATCGGCCTGTTCGTGCTTGCAGGCATGTTCGCGGCTTTCGTCTGGGAACGCTTTTCACCGTCGGTCGTCGCGGTCGCGGGGGCAGGAACGATGCTCGCGCTTGGCCTACTCGACGAGAAGGGCGCCTATGGTGTCTTTTCGAACAGTGCTCCGCTCACCGTCGGGGCCATGTTCATCCTTTCGGGCGCACTGATCCGCACCGGGGTGATCGACAAGGTCGGCAATTATGTCGTCGACCGCGCCAAACGGAATCCACGCCTGGCGGTAATCGAGGTGTTCGGCGGCGGCCTGCTGGTGTCGGGCTTCATCAACAGCACGCCCTTCGTCGTCGTGATGATGCCGGTGTGCTTCCGGCTGGCCGAGGCGCTTGGCGTATCGCCCAAGAAATTGCTGATGCCGCTGTCGGTCATTGCGGTGCTCGGCGGCTGCCTGACGCTGATCGGCACCTCGACCAACCTCGTCGTCTCGGGCATCGCCGAACAGGCGGGACTTGAACCCTTCGGGCTGTTCAGCATCACGCCCTATGGCCTTGCGGTCGCGGCGGCCGGTGTCGTCGGGCTGCTCATCATGGCGCGTTTCCTGCCGTCGGACTATCCGCGCATCGCCGAAAAAAGCGATGGGGCGGAACAGCTTTATCTCACCGAACTTGGACTGCGCGAGGATGATCCCGCGGTCGATATGGCGCTCGAAGCCGCGAGCCTTGGCATTTCGCCGGGACAGATCGTCGGCGTGCTCGCCGGCGGGCGGCTGATCACCGGCGGTGACGCCCAAAATCATCGGCTCGCGGCTGGCAACCGGATTGTCGCCCGGCTCGATGGCGCTGCGCTGATGACGATCCGCAGCGAGGGACGTTTCGCGATCGGCATCGGTGAAAGCCCCGATGCCGATTCGACCGTGGTCGAGGTCACGGTGTCGCCCAGCCATCGATCGATCGATCGGCCGCTTGCCGAGATTCCTTTCCTCCAGCGCCAGCGTGTCCGTATCCTTGGCGTCACGCGCTTTCGTCACCTTCCGGGGCCAACGCTGTCGGAAAACCGCATCCGCGCCGCCGACCGCCTGCTGATCGATGCCGACGAGGCGAATATCGCACAGCTCCGCGACAACCCCAATCTGATCGGGCTCGCCATGGCGTCGGTCACCGCCTTTCGCCGCCGCCGCGCATGGATCGCGATCCTCGTAATGGCGAGCGCGGTGCTGCTGTCGGCGACGGGGGTGATGTCGATCGGTATTGCCGCATTCATCGGGGTCGGCATCGTGCTGCTGACCCGCTGCATCGACGCTTCGGAAGCGTGGGGGAGCATCGACGGCGATGTGCTGATCCTGATCTTCGCGATGCTCGCGGTCGGCGCGGCGCTCGAACAGGCGGGGTCGGTCGCGCTGATGGTCGGTGCGCTCGAACCCGTACTGACCGGAGCGCCGCCATGGGCGGTGATCGCGATTGTCTATTTCTCGGCATTGCTGCTTTCCGAACTGCTCAGCAACAATGCCGTCGCCGCGCTGATGGGGCCCTTGGTCATCGGTATCGCCGAAGCGACCGGCGTCGCTCCGCAGCCGTTGCTGATCGCGCTGATGCTCGGAGCGTCGGCCTGTTTCGCCACGCCGGTCGGTTATCAGACGAACACGCTTGTCTATGCCGCAGGCGACTATCGTTTCATGGATTTCGTGCGCATCGGTGTCCCGCTCAATATCCTGACCGGTGTTGCGGGCTGCGCAGCGCTCGCTTTTTGGTCGCCTTGA